The following are encoded together in the Macrobrachium nipponense isolate FS-2020 chromosome 14, ASM1510439v2, whole genome shotgun sequence genome:
- the LOC135226156 gene encoding zinc finger protein 697-like, whose translation MNFFVEAEKIEKYFLRKRKYLQGKQRLVCEEKRINIQEENGNICREKGRFFGGEMENWRRALAGGSPFPPKQLLVLVGQQQQQQSLAASPAGSASSSGPVSLASFASGGSSSGGGGGGGCVAGLKKFHCEFCGKGFQWQSNLQLHVRSHTGEKPYPCSECSYRATQRSDLTKHMRIHTGEKPYACPRCPYRAAYTSSLRDHTLLHHGGFDASALQTSSPSISSSSTTTVTTQQPQ comes from the exons atgaatttctttgtagaagcaG AGAAAATTGAGAAATATTTCCTGAGAAAACGGAAATATTTGCAAGGAAAACAGAGACTTGTTTGTGAAGAAAAACGGATAAATATTCaggaagaaaatggaaatatttgcaGAGAAAAAGGAAGATTCTTTGGAGGGGAAATGGAGAAC TGGCGACGCGCCCTAGCTGGAGGATCCCCTTTCCCGCCAAAACAGCTCTTGGTGTTGGtcggtcagcagcagcagcagcagtcttTGGCAGCTAGTCCCGCTGGATCGGCCTCTTCTTCGGGTCCTGTGTCGCTGGCCAGCTTCGCTTCTGGTGGCAGcagcagtggaggaggaggaggaggaggatgcgtAGCAGGACTAAAGAAATTCCACTGCGAGTTCTGTGGCAAAGGATTCCAGTGGCAGAGCAACCTGCAGCTGCACGTCAGAAGCCACACGGGAGAGAAGCCGTACCCCTGCAGTGAGTGTTCTTACCGGGCGACGCAGAGGTCTGACCTCACCAAGCACATGCGgatccacactggagagaagccctATGCCTGTCCCCGATGCCCTTACAGGGCGGCTTATACCTCCTCCCTGAGGGACCACACTCTCCTGCACCATGGGGGATTCGATGCGTCGGCTCTACAAACATCGAGCCcttccatttcctcctcctccaccaccacggTCACAACCCAACAGCCGCAATGA